A genomic segment from Dechloromonas denitrificans encodes:
- the selA gene encoding L-seryl-tRNA(Sec) selenium transferase has protein sequence MNEKRHLPAVDRVLGQLSELIEIHGRQLVTGCIRAELAAAREGLKHGLPLPEESTLLAAIQRRADAAGQANLRAVFNLTGTVLHTNLGRAQLAEEAIAAMVDAARAPCALEYDLASGGRGDRDDLVSGLLAELIAGGSPDIAATIVNNNAAAVLLTLNALAQGKEAVVSRGELVEIGGAFRIPDVMRRAQVKLHEIGTTNRTHAKDFQEAIGPKTALLMKIHTSNYAVTGFTAAVDEKIIAEIAHAANLPFVIDLGSGTLCDFAAHGLPAEPTPQQALAAGADIVTFSGDKLLGGPQAGLIVGRKDLIAKIKKNPLKRALRVGKTTLAALEATLRLYRDPDRLAERLPTLRLLTRPCAEIEATGQRLLTAVQSALEPLATVGIEACSSQIGSGALPVERLPSTALVVRPTAKKPGKTLLTVEASFRRLPTPVIGYIRDDAYHLDLRCLETQDEAHFLAQLAQLTF, from the coding sequence ATGAACGAAAAACGCCATCTTCCCGCGGTCGACCGCGTCCTCGGCCAGCTTTCCGAGCTGATTGAAATCCACGGTCGCCAACTGGTCACCGGCTGCATCCGGGCCGAACTGGCCGCAGCGCGCGAAGGCCTCAAGCACGGTTTGCCGCTGCCAGAAGAAAGCACCCTGCTCGCCGCCATCCAGCGACGCGCCGATGCCGCCGGGCAAGCCAATCTGCGCGCCGTCTTCAACCTGACCGGTACGGTGCTGCACACCAATCTCGGCCGCGCCCAGCTGGCTGAAGAAGCTATCGCCGCGATGGTCGATGCTGCCCGCGCGCCTTGCGCCCTCGAATACGACCTCGCCTCCGGCGGCCGGGGCGACCGCGACGACCTGGTTTCCGGCTTGCTCGCCGAGTTGATTGCCGGCGGCTCGCCCGACATCGCCGCGACCATCGTCAACAACAATGCTGCCGCCGTGCTGCTCACACTCAACGCACTGGCCCAGGGCAAGGAAGCCGTCGTTTCACGCGGCGAACTGGTCGAGATCGGCGGCGCTTTCCGCATCCCCGACGTGATGCGCCGGGCGCAGGTCAAGCTGCACGAAATCGGCACGACCAACCGCACTCACGCCAAGGATTTCCAGGAAGCAATCGGCCCGAAGACCGCGCTGCTGATGAAGATTCACACCAGCAACTACGCCGTCACCGGCTTCACTGCCGCGGTCGACGAGAAAATCATTGCCGAAATCGCCCACGCCGCCAATCTGCCTTTCGTCATCGACCTCGGCAGCGGCACCTTGTGCGACTTCGCGGCCCACGGCCTGCCGGCCGAGCCGACGCCGCAGCAAGCCCTGGCGGCGGGTGCGGACATCGTCACCTTCTCGGGCGACAAACTGCTCGGCGGCCCGCAAGCCGGGCTGATCGTCGGGCGCAAGGATTTGATCGCCAAGATCAAGAAAAACCCGCTGAAACGCGCCCTGCGCGTCGGCAAAACCACGCTGGCTGCACTCGAAGCCACCTTGCGCCTGTACCGCGACCCGGACCGGCTGGCCGAACGCCTGCCGACGCTGCGCCTGCTGACTCGCCCTTGCGCCGAAATCGAGGCCACCGGCCAACGCCTGCTGACGGCGGTGCAAAGCGCCCTGGAGCCGCTTGCCACAGTCGGCATCGAAGCCTGCAGCAGCCAGATCGGCAGCGGCGCCTTGCCGGTCGAACGCCTGCCCTCCACCGCGCTGGTCGTTCGCCCGACGGCGAAAAAGCCGGGTAAAACGCTGTTGACCGTGGAAGCCTCCTTCCGCCGGCTGCCGACGCCGGTCATCGGCTATATCCGCGACGACGCGTATCATCTCGACCTGCGCTGCCTCGAAACACAGGATGAAGCCCACTTCCTGGCGCAACTGGCTCAACTGACGTTCTGA
- a CDS encoding flavodoxin family protein encodes MSHFLFLNASTREPGHVGNSETLARHAAAALPAEASQRWLKLAELDIPPFVDLRHTAGSYPMPEGDVKTLLDATLAATDLVFVSPVYWFSIPSPLKTCLDHWSAWLRVPDLDFKQRMAGKRLWVIATSGNREKAQPMLDSYRLCAEFLDLQWQTPLWGKGGAPDTVLGDAAAMDAARHYFTAA; translated from the coding sequence ATGTCGCACTTTCTCTTCCTCAATGCCAGCACCCGCGAACCCGGCCATGTCGGCAACAGCGAAACACTCGCCCGCCATGCCGCCGCCGCACTGCCGGCCGAAGCCAGTCAACGCTGGCTCAAGCTGGCCGAACTGGACATTCCGCCCTTTGTCGATCTGCGCCACACCGCCGGCAGCTACCCGATGCCGGAAGGTGACGTCAAAACCCTGCTCGACGCCACGCTGGCGGCAACCGATCTGGTCTTCGTTTCGCCGGTTTACTGGTTCTCGATTCCCTCGCCGCTGAAAACCTGCCTCGATCACTGGAGCGCCTGGCTGCGCGTCCCCGATCTCGACTTCAAGCAGCGCATGGCCGGCAAGCGGCTGTGGGTCATCGCGACCAGCGGCAATCGCGAAAAAGCCCAGCCGATGCTCGACAGCTACCGCCTGTGCGCCGAGTTTCTCGACCTGCAATGGCAAACGCCGCTGTGGGGCAAGGGCGGTGCGCCAGATACCGTGCTCGGCGACGCCGCTGCGATGGATGCCGCCCGGCACTACTTCACGGCTGCCTGA
- the selB gene encoding selenocysteine-specific translation elongation factor: MIIGTAGHIDHGKTTLVKALTGVDCDRLKEEKARGITVDLGYAYTPTLGFIDVPGHEKLIHNMLAGATGIDFALLVIAADDGPMPQTREHLEIIELLGIRQGAIALTKIDLADPDGTVDRQKQAEIEIRALLAGTALADAPIFPVAANSGRGIAELRSHLDRIAGEQGARPPSGGFRLAVDRCFTLSGAGTVVTGTAFAGTVKVGDQLLLSPARQAVRVRSLRVQDAPAESGHAGQRIALALAGIEKSEVERGMWVVAPALHAPLRRFDARIRVLAGQPALKHWTQVHLHLGAEDVPARVALLAGEQIEPGSENWAQITVDRDIGTLAGDRFILRDASARHTIGGGIVLDIAPPSRKRRSPERLAMLAALADSDPAKALQLAAEQQAAGVELSVYGLNRNLDSAALKALSQRLGLKLVGDLAFAPGRWQALEELLFAALAAEHQRAPDQPGVERDRLRRLTLPTLPRPAFDALLAQPLKDGRIAQSHAWLHLPEHRVQLAPADLEQWQILKPLLDATPYAPPRVRDVARQSGMGEDNVRGLFKRIARHGDAWPVAHDHYFTAAAVADLARRVAELNASEGCARAAPLRDQIGGGRKVAIHILEFFDRIGYTRRVRDTHILRGSPEQFGS, translated from the coding sequence ATGATCATCGGCACCGCCGGTCATATCGACCACGGCAAAACCACGCTGGTCAAAGCGCTGACCGGCGTCGACTGCGACCGCCTGAAGGAAGAGAAGGCGCGCGGCATTACCGTCGACCTCGGCTACGCCTACACGCCGACGCTCGGCTTCATTGACGTGCCCGGCCATGAAAAGCTGATCCACAACATGCTGGCCGGGGCCACCGGCATCGACTTCGCGCTGCTCGTCATCGCCGCCGACGACGGGCCGATGCCGCAGACCCGCGAGCATCTGGAAATCATCGAGCTGCTCGGCATCCGCCAAGGCGCCATCGCCCTGACCAAGATCGACCTGGCTGATCCGGATGGCACGGTCGACCGGCAAAAGCAGGCCGAAATCGAAATCCGCGCCCTGCTGGCCGGCACGGCGCTGGCCGATGCACCGATTTTTCCGGTCGCGGCCAATAGCGGTCGGGGCATTGCCGAACTGCGCAGCCATCTCGACCGGATCGCCGGAGAACAGGGCGCACGCCCGCCGAGCGGCGGCTTCCGTCTCGCCGTCGATCGCTGCTTCACGCTATCCGGCGCCGGTACCGTCGTCACCGGCACCGCCTTCGCTGGCACGGTCAAAGTCGGTGACCAGTTACTGCTCTCCCCCGCCAGACAAGCGGTGCGGGTACGCAGCCTGCGCGTGCAGGATGCGCCCGCCGAATCCGGCCACGCCGGGCAACGCATCGCACTGGCTTTGGCCGGTATCGAAAAAAGCGAGGTTGAGCGCGGCATGTGGGTGGTTGCCCCGGCCCTGCATGCGCCACTGCGTCGCTTCGATGCCAGGATTCGCGTCCTGGCCGGCCAACCAGCGCTGAAACACTGGACCCAGGTTCACCTGCACCTCGGGGCCGAAGATGTCCCGGCGCGCGTCGCCCTTCTGGCCGGCGAGCAGATCGAACCGGGCAGCGAAAACTGGGCACAAATCACCGTCGACCGCGACATCGGCACGCTGGCCGGCGACCGTTTCATCCTGCGCGACGCCTCGGCCCGCCACACCATCGGCGGCGGCATCGTGCTCGACATCGCCCCGCCCAGCCGCAAGCGGCGCAGCCCGGAACGCCTGGCCATGCTCGCCGCACTGGCCGACAGCGACCCGGCCAAAGCTTTGCAACTGGCCGCCGAGCAGCAGGCCGCCGGTGTCGAACTGAGCGTCTATGGCCTGAACCGCAACCTCGACAGCGCCGCACTCAAGGCGCTCAGCCAGCGCCTCGGCCTGAAGCTGGTCGGCGATCTGGCCTTCGCGCCCGGCCGCTGGCAAGCACTTGAGGAATTGCTCTTCGCCGCGCTCGCCGCCGAACACCAACGCGCGCCCGATCAGCCCGGTGTCGAACGCGATCGCCTGCGCCGTCTGACCCTGCCGACCTTGCCGCGCCCGGCCTTCGATGCCCTGCTGGCACAGCCCCTGAAGGATGGCCGCATCGCCCAGAGCCATGCCTGGCTGCACCTGCCCGAGCATCGGGTGCAACTGGCGCCAGCCGACCTGGAACAATGGCAAATCCTCAAGCCGCTGCTTGATGCCACGCCATACGCCCCGCCGCGCGTGCGCGATGTCGCCCGCCAGAGCGGCATGGGCGAAGACAACGTCCGCGGCCTGTTCAAGCGCATTGCCCGGCATGGCGACGCCTGGCCGGTCGCCCACGACCATTACTTCACGGCAGCCGCCGTCGCCGACTTGGCCCGGCGCGTTGCCGAGCTGAACGCCAGCGAAGGCTGCGCCCGAGCAGCGCCATTGCGCGACCAGATCGGCGGCGGACGTAAAGTCGCCATCCATATCCTCGAATTCTTCGACCGCATCGGCTACACTCGCCGGGTTCGCGATACGCACATCCTGCGCGGCTCGCCGGAGCAATTCGGCTCATGA
- a CDS encoding glycine cleavage system protein H, whose translation MWVQEIGHDEILIGATSFGIFLAGEIIAFTSKPKGAEIDIGRGMGTVECRKTVLAVHAPISFDLLEGNDDAEEHPKRVNTEPYGGGWMARGRARNWLDEKRGLLDAAAYRQHILKLEPEATFG comes from the coding sequence ATGTGGGTTCAGGAAATCGGTCACGATGAAATCCTGATCGGCGCAACCAGCTTCGGCATTTTCCTGGCCGGGGAAATCATCGCCTTCACCAGCAAGCCCAAGGGGGCGGAAATCGATATCGGACGTGGCATGGGCACGGTTGAATGCCGCAAGACGGTGCTTGCGGTCCACGCCCCGATTTCATTCGATTTGCTCGAAGGCAACGATGACGCCGAGGAGCACCCCAAGCGGGTCAACACCGAACCTTACGGCGGCGGCTGGATGGCTCGCGGCCGGGCGCGCAACTGGCTGGACGAAAAGCGCGGGCTGCTCGATGCAGCCGCTTACCGGCAACACATCCTCAAGCTCGAACCGGAGGCCACATTTGGCTGA
- a CDS encoding DsrE family protein, translating into MADKLALLLWAANPDHPELCVTPLIHALAARALDADVEIHFAGPAVRLLVEGVADNLYATAAKEKSVGEFLREACAEDVRLLACSMARAAWVGEQETLIGAAGAAGATAFIARTLDPTWRTLVF; encoded by the coding sequence TTGGCTGACAAACTGGCGCTATTGCTCTGGGCTGCCAATCCAGACCACCCGGAACTGTGCGTCACCCCGTTGATCCATGCGCTGGCTGCGCGTGCCCTCGATGCAGACGTCGAGATTCACTTCGCCGGCCCGGCCGTCAGGCTACTGGTCGAAGGTGTCGCCGATAACCTTTATGCCACCGCCGCAAAGGAAAAATCCGTCGGCGAGTTTCTCCGTGAAGCCTGCGCCGAAGACGTCCGCCTGCTGGCCTGCAGCATGGCCCGTGCCGCCTGGGTCGGCGAACAGGAAACATTGATCGGAGCAGCGGGGGCCGCCGGGGCAACCGCTTTTATTGCCCGAACCCTCGACCCGACCTGGCGGACGCTCGTTTTTTGA